The Raphanus sativus cultivar WK10039 chromosome 2, ASM80110v3, whole genome shotgun sequence genome includes a region encoding these proteins:
- the LOC108842460 gene encoding uncharacterized protein LOC108842460 isoform X1, protein MENSLGSSNGVGVSKKSRSLDLKTLYKSSITNDSVTKSLKRKNSPDRLKQDKKIRKVVSLSSFKQVDSEDDKLLDNACNGASVLDSLEDSSEKLCDDNGLQGVSVGLADSMVYVPRRKRDFVGKSRFDNGLVQKSAGESDSQEELLDKLLKEAGEESSAQDQLCKAEEEECGKEKKESDSIARLQLENGHSDPSPVKDDQLVVKKKPCNSRKRKSSASNRRAGNNEAKSPSGRISKVSQEDDEENLEANAARMLSSRFDPNCTQFPSNPVTPGSPSASRLNPLSSGKNSAASQSELFSSKCASDDPDDRLLRPRRELDGKREVRKRRHFYEISFSDVDSHWLLNKQIKILWPLDENWYHGFVDGYNGDKNLHHVKYDDRDEEWINLQGERFKILLFPAEVPGKILRKGSSSETKSSPKIKGNDTSSKGEEKLKVKLEDDCCMGDMESEPIIKWLARSMNRDKSSTLKAARRRKKSEIITSDEPLKMNGDVVRDTAGQYADRSAGSLTSCGLPGPSGNESSLEGSGFCKGSIYPIVYYRRRLHTAKKGFYKGSGDNSVEQLRVSKYPDPDVEFLPFEGPGLLEIYCPWNDGVPLELSLSVQVVSLMNYFFWADVDWLSRVTLLLHHGTLVSLWPRVCLEMIFMNNQDGLRYLIFEGCIMEALQLIFQILTVVDHSNKQGVQGTDADLNSPVFSIGLQVSFIPGFQRRFYSFHEVKHSKWSNLEHKFRRHSLLVKQVSTSECTPDNMKALQKVMQKRSRHGISSGFVSRRSSQRQDLGSNSANWMSCSSSVVRHKHETRSNVAMNGIDIQVPISDHCEDGALQSSNLALNIQSSTSSPKATAPRSMWQRSKSSLNGHLSHGWSDSKGDFLHSNLGSGPKKRRTQVSYSLPSGGSDSKNKGSLHKGLPNKRIRRSAADVSVRGQKDLESSFCDANVLVTLGDRGWREFGAQIVLEPFDNNEWKLAVKISGTTKYSHRAHQFLQPGSTNRFTHAMMWKGGKDWTLEFPDRGQWFLFKEMHEECYNRNTRAALVRNIPIPGIRMIETESSDGTEAELIRSSSKYYRQTETDVEMALDPSRVMYDMDSDDEQCLARIRECSDAENCASCEITEDVFEKAMDMFEKASYVKQRDHFTLIEIQELMVGVGSLEAMETTIYEHWRTKRQRKGMPLIRHLQPPLWEKYQREVKNWELAMSKANPPSEKPAMFAFCFKPRGLEVKHRGTKHRSHQKKLSVYAHQHSTTALGNYDTYNSSAGRRCAGGLASGEERFVYSNHNYEHSEEFLSHHHHPGTTYSPRDLGMGYFSSGCHQNKSRRINGKRNMSERWNARGYYESSPGSNLVCLDAEELHSSSSRDTDEYKLREAAGAARRACAIAKAKRERAERLRYKADLAIQKAAAALMFADCSSMGTGDGTAT, encoded by the exons ATGGAAAATAGTTTAGGGAGCTCTAATGGAGTGGGAGTTTCGAAGAAGTCGAGGTCTTTGGATCTTAAGACGCTTTATAAGTCTAGCATTACCAATGATTCTGTGACCAAGAGCTTGAAGAGGAAAAATAGTCCTGATCGGTTGAAGCAGGACAAGAAGATCAGGAAAGTTGTTTCTCTAAGTAGCTTTAAGCAAGTTGATAGCGAAGACGATAAGTTGCTTGATAATGCATGTAATGGCGCCTCGGTTTTGGACAGCTTGGAGGACTCCAGTGAGAAGTTGTGTGATGATAATGGGCTTCAAGGGGTTTCAGTTGGTTTGGCAGATAGCATGGTTTATGTGCCTAGACGTAAGAGGGATTTTGTTGGGAAGAGTAGGTTTGATAATGGACTTGTACAGAAGTCTGCAGGGGAATCTGATAGTCAGGAGGAGCTGCTTGATAAGCTCCTCAAGGAAGCTGGTGAAGAATCTAGTGCTCAGGATCAGCTCTGTAAAGCGGAAGAGGAGGAATGTggcaaagagaaaaaagaatcTGATTCAATAGCTCGGCTGCAGTTGGAAAACGGGCATTCTGATCCGTCTCCAGTGAAAGATGACCAGCTGGTCGTTAAGAAAAAACCCTGTAATAGCAGAAAAAGGAAGTCATCAGCATCAAACAGACGTGCGGGAAACAACGAGGCGAAGTCTCCATCTGGTAGAATATCCAAGGTATCACAAGAAGATGACGAGGAGAATCTTGAAGCTAATGCAGCAAGAATGCTGTCTTCGCGCTTTGATCCGAACTGCACACAGTTTCCTTCGAATCCTGTTACTCCTGGTTCACCGTCTGCCAGTAGATTGAACCCGTTATCTTCTGGTAAAAATTCAGCTGCTTCTCAGTCTGAGTTGTTTAGTTCCAAATGTGCCTCAGACGACCCTGATGATAGATTGTTGCGACCAAGGAGAGAGCTTGATGGGAAGAGGGAAGTTCGGAAAAGGCgccacttttatgaaatatcaTTTTCAGATGTGGATTCACACTGGTTGTTGAACaagcaaataaaaattttgtgGCCTTTGGATGAGAATTGGTATCATGGCTTTGTGGATGGTTACAATGGAGACAAGAATCTGCATCATGTAAAATATGATGATCGCGATGAAGAGTGGATCAATTTACAGGGTGAAAGATTCAAAATTCTGTTGTTCCCTGCTGAAGTTCCTGGAAAAATTCTACGGAAAGGGAGCAGTTCAGAGACCAAATCTTCTCCGAAAATAAAAGGGAATGATACATCCAGTAAGGGCGAGGAGAAGCTGAAGGTAAAGCTAGAAGATGATTGCTGCATGGGCGACATGGAATCAGAAccgatcatcaaatggttggcTCGGTCTATGAATAGGGACAAGTCTTCCACTCTTAAGGCTGCACGAAGACggaaaaaatcagaaataattACATCTGATGAACCTCTGAAAATGAATGGGGATGTTGTTAGGGACACTGCAGGTCAGTACGCAGATAGATCTGCTGGTTCTCTTACATCATGTGGATTACCTGGACCTAGTGGGAATGAGTCCTCGTTGGAAGGCTCTGGTTTTTGTAAGGGTAGCATATATCCTATTGTCTATTATAGGAGACGACTTCATACAGCAAAAAAAGGATTCTACAAGGGGTCAGGTGACAATAGTGTTGAGCAGCTTCGTGTCTCTAAATATCCGGATCCTGATGTAGAATTTTTACCTTTCGAAGGTCCTGGGCTTTTGGAGATTTATTGTCCGTGGAATGACGGAGTGCCATTGGAGTTGTCCCTTAGCGTACAGGTCGTTTCGTTGATGAACTACTTTTTTTGGGCGGATGTTGACTGGCTTTCACGTGTTACTCTTTTGCTTCATCATGGTACACTTGTGAGTTTGTGGCCACGGGTTTGTTTGGAAATGATTTTCATGAATAACCAAGATGGGTTAAGGTATCTAATATTTGAAGGCTGCATAATGGAAGCTCTGCAGTTGATTTTCCAGATCTTGACGGTTGTAGATCATTCTAATAAGCAAGGAGTACAAGGAACGGATGCTGACTTGAATTCGCCAGTTTTCTCAATTGGTCTCCAAGTTTCTTTCATCCCAGGCTTTCAAAGGCGGTTCTACAGTTTCCATGAAGTGAAACATTCGAAGTGGTCAAACTTGGAACATAAATTCAGGAGGCATTCTTTGCTGGTTAAGCAAGTGTCAACTTCCGAGTGTACACCCGATAACATGAAGGCCCTGCAGAAG GTTATGCAGAAGAGATCTAGGCATGGAATCAGCTCAGGCTTTGTTTCCAGAAGATCGTCTCAAAGGCAAGATCTAGGGTCTAATTCTGCAAACTGGATGTCATGCAGCTCTTCTGTTGTCAGACATAAGCACGAAACCAGGTCTAACGTTGCCATGAATGGCATTGATATTCAAGTTCCAATATCTGATCATTGTGAAGATGGTGCGCTGCAGTCAAGTAATCTGGCCTTGAATATTCAAAGCAGCACCTCAAGTCCCAAGGCCACTGCCCCAAGAAGTATGTGGCAACGAAGCAAAAGTTCTTTAAATGGCCATCTCTCACATGGTTGGTCGGATTCAAAGGGAGACTTTCTGCACTCTAATTTGGGAAGTGGACCTAAGAAGCGACGTACCCAGGTGTCATATTCATTACCTTCTGGGGGTTCAGATTCGAAAAACAAAGGTTCCCTGCACAAGGGGCTTCCGAACAAAAGAATTAGAAGGTCTGCTGCTGATGTTTCCGTACGTGGTCAGAAAGATTTGGAGTCTAGTTTCTGTGATGCCAATGTGTTAGTCACTCTTGGAGACAGAGGCTGGAGAGAATTTGGAGCTCAGATTGTCCTGGAACCCTTTGATAATAACGAATGGAAACTTGCGGTGAAAATCTCAGGGACAACAAAATACTCACATAGGGCACATCAATTTCTCCAGCCTGGGTCGACAAATAGGTTTACACATGCTATGATGTGGAAAGGAGGAAAAGATTGGACCCTAGAATTCCCTGATAGAGGCCAGTGGTTTCTTTTCAAAGAGATGCATGAAGAGTGCTACAATAGAAATACTCGGGCTGCTTTAGTTAGAAATATTCCTATTCCTGGCATCCGTATGATAGAAACAGAGAGCTCTGATGGAACAGAAGCTGAATTGATCCGCAGTTCTTCTAAATATTACAGGCAGACTGAAACTGATGTTGAGATGGCATTGGATCCTTCACGTGTTATGTACGACATGGACAGCGATGATGAGCAGTGCCTTGCGAGAATTCGCGAGTGTTCGGATGCTGAGAATTGTGCCTCTTGTGAGATCACTGAGGACGTGTTTGAGAAGGCGATGGACATGTTTGAGAAGGCTTCATATGTAAAGCAGCGTGATCACTTTACCTTAATCGAAATTCAAGAACTGATGGTCGGAGTTGGATCCTTGGAAGCAATGGAAACAACAATATATGAGCACTGGAGAACAAAGAGGCAGAGGAAGGGAATGCCACTAATTAGGCATCTTCAG CCACCTCTGTGGGAAAAATATCAACGAGAGGTTAAAAACTGGGAGTTGGCTATGAGCAAAGCAAACCCTCCAAGTGAGAAGCCAGCGATGTTTGCTTTCTGTTTTAAGCCTCGAGGTTTGGAAGTCAAGCACAGGGGAACAAAGCACCGTTCACACCAGAAGAAACTATCGGTTTATGCTCATCAACATAGTACTACTGCTTTGGGAAATTATGATACCTATAATTCATCTG CAGGAAGAAGATGTGCTGGTGGTCTGGCCTCTGGAGAGGAGAGGTTTGTGTATTCAAACCACAACTACGAGCATTCGGAGGAATTTCtgagtcatcatcatcatcctggGACGACGTATTCTCCACGTGACCTAGGCATGGGATATTTCTCGAGCGGATGTCACCAAAACAAGTCTCGAAGAATCAACGGGAAGAGGAATATGAGTGAACGGTGGAATGCAAGAGGCTATTATGAATCCTCCCCCGGTTCCAATCTTGTTTGTCTTGATGCGGAAGAGTTACATAGCAGTAGTAGTAGAGATACTGATGAATACAAATTGCGAGAAGCAGCTGGTGCTGCAAGGCGGGCATGCGCTATAGCCAAGGCGAAGCGAGAAAGGGCAGAGAGATTGAGGTACAAAGCAGATCTAGCGATCCAGAAAGCCGCAGCTGCTCTCATGTTTGCAGACTGTAGTAGCATGGGGACGGGAGACGGCACGGCAAcgtaa
- the LOC108842460 gene encoding uncharacterized protein LOC108842460 isoform X2, whose protein sequence is MENSLGSSNGVGVSKKSRSLDLKTLYKSSITNDSVTKSLKRKNSPDRLKQDKKIRKVVSLSSFKQVDSEDDKLLDNACNGASVLDSLEDSSEKLCDDNGLQGVSVGLADSMVYVPRRKRDFVGKSRFDNGLVQKSAGESDSQEELLDKLLKEAGEESSAQDQLCKAEEEECGKEKKESDSIARLQLENGHSDPSPVKDDQLVVKKKPCNSRKRKSSASNRRAGNNEAKSPSGRISKVSQEDDEENLEANAARMLSSRFDPNCTQFPSNPVTPGSPSASRLNPLSSGKNSAASQSELFSSKCASDDPDDRLLRPRRELDGKREVRKRRHFYEISFSDVDSHWLLNKQIKILWPLDENWYHGFVDGYNGDKNLHHVKYDDRDEEWINLQGERFKILLFPAEVPGKILRKGSSSETKSSPKIKGNDTSSKGEEKLKVKLEDDCCMGDMESEPIIKWLARSMNRDKSSTLKAARRRKKSEIITSDEPLKMNGDVVRDTAGQYADRSAGSLTSCGLPGPSGNESSLEGSGFCKGSIYPIVYYRRRLHTAKKGFYKGSGDNSVEQLRVSKYPDPDVEFLPFEGPGLLEIYCPWNDGVPLELSLSVQVVSLMNYFFWADVDWLSRVTLLLHHGTLVSLWPRVCLEMIFMNNQDGLRYLIFEGCIMEALQLIFQILTVVDHSNKQGVQGTDADLNSPVFSIGLQVSFIPGFQRRFYSFHEVKHSKWSNLEHKFRRHSLLVKQVSTSECTPDNMKALQKVMQKRSRHGISSGFVSRRSSQRQDLGSNSANWMSCSSSVVRHKHETRSNVAMNGIDIQVPISDHCEDGALQSSNLALNIQSSTSSPKATAPRSMWQRSKSSLNGHLSHGWSDSKGDFLHSNLGSGPKKRRTQVSYSLPSGGSDSKNKGSLHKGLPNKRIRRSAADVSVRGQKDLESSFCDANVLVTLGDRGWREFGAQIVLEPFDNNEWKLAVKISGTTKYSHRAHQFLQPGSTNRFTHAMMWKGGKDWTLEFPDRGQWFLFKEMHEECYNRNTRAALVRNIPIPGIRMIETESSDGTEAELIRSSSKYYRQTETDVEMALDPSRVMYDMDSDDEQCLARIRECSDAENCASCEITEDVFEKAMDMFEKASYVKQRDHFTLIEIQELMVGVGSLEAMETTIYEHWRTKRQRKGMPLIRHLQPPLWEKYQREVKNWELAMSKANPPSEKPAMFAFCFKPRGLEVKHRGTKHRSHQKKLSVYAHQHSTTALGNYDTYNSSGRRCAGGLASGEERFVYSNHNYEHSEEFLSHHHHPGTTYSPRDLGMGYFSSGCHQNKSRRINGKRNMSERWNARGYYESSPGSNLVCLDAEELHSSSSRDTDEYKLREAAGAARRACAIAKAKRERAERLRYKADLAIQKAAAALMFADCSSMGTGDGTAT, encoded by the exons ATGGAAAATAGTTTAGGGAGCTCTAATGGAGTGGGAGTTTCGAAGAAGTCGAGGTCTTTGGATCTTAAGACGCTTTATAAGTCTAGCATTACCAATGATTCTGTGACCAAGAGCTTGAAGAGGAAAAATAGTCCTGATCGGTTGAAGCAGGACAAGAAGATCAGGAAAGTTGTTTCTCTAAGTAGCTTTAAGCAAGTTGATAGCGAAGACGATAAGTTGCTTGATAATGCATGTAATGGCGCCTCGGTTTTGGACAGCTTGGAGGACTCCAGTGAGAAGTTGTGTGATGATAATGGGCTTCAAGGGGTTTCAGTTGGTTTGGCAGATAGCATGGTTTATGTGCCTAGACGTAAGAGGGATTTTGTTGGGAAGAGTAGGTTTGATAATGGACTTGTACAGAAGTCTGCAGGGGAATCTGATAGTCAGGAGGAGCTGCTTGATAAGCTCCTCAAGGAAGCTGGTGAAGAATCTAGTGCTCAGGATCAGCTCTGTAAAGCGGAAGAGGAGGAATGTggcaaagagaaaaaagaatcTGATTCAATAGCTCGGCTGCAGTTGGAAAACGGGCATTCTGATCCGTCTCCAGTGAAAGATGACCAGCTGGTCGTTAAGAAAAAACCCTGTAATAGCAGAAAAAGGAAGTCATCAGCATCAAACAGACGTGCGGGAAACAACGAGGCGAAGTCTCCATCTGGTAGAATATCCAAGGTATCACAAGAAGATGACGAGGAGAATCTTGAAGCTAATGCAGCAAGAATGCTGTCTTCGCGCTTTGATCCGAACTGCACACAGTTTCCTTCGAATCCTGTTACTCCTGGTTCACCGTCTGCCAGTAGATTGAACCCGTTATCTTCTGGTAAAAATTCAGCTGCTTCTCAGTCTGAGTTGTTTAGTTCCAAATGTGCCTCAGACGACCCTGATGATAGATTGTTGCGACCAAGGAGAGAGCTTGATGGGAAGAGGGAAGTTCGGAAAAGGCgccacttttatgaaatatcaTTTTCAGATGTGGATTCACACTGGTTGTTGAACaagcaaataaaaattttgtgGCCTTTGGATGAGAATTGGTATCATGGCTTTGTGGATGGTTACAATGGAGACAAGAATCTGCATCATGTAAAATATGATGATCGCGATGAAGAGTGGATCAATTTACAGGGTGAAAGATTCAAAATTCTGTTGTTCCCTGCTGAAGTTCCTGGAAAAATTCTACGGAAAGGGAGCAGTTCAGAGACCAAATCTTCTCCGAAAATAAAAGGGAATGATACATCCAGTAAGGGCGAGGAGAAGCTGAAGGTAAAGCTAGAAGATGATTGCTGCATGGGCGACATGGAATCAGAAccgatcatcaaatggttggcTCGGTCTATGAATAGGGACAAGTCTTCCACTCTTAAGGCTGCACGAAGACggaaaaaatcagaaataattACATCTGATGAACCTCTGAAAATGAATGGGGATGTTGTTAGGGACACTGCAGGTCAGTACGCAGATAGATCTGCTGGTTCTCTTACATCATGTGGATTACCTGGACCTAGTGGGAATGAGTCCTCGTTGGAAGGCTCTGGTTTTTGTAAGGGTAGCATATATCCTATTGTCTATTATAGGAGACGACTTCATACAGCAAAAAAAGGATTCTACAAGGGGTCAGGTGACAATAGTGTTGAGCAGCTTCGTGTCTCTAAATATCCGGATCCTGATGTAGAATTTTTACCTTTCGAAGGTCCTGGGCTTTTGGAGATTTATTGTCCGTGGAATGACGGAGTGCCATTGGAGTTGTCCCTTAGCGTACAGGTCGTTTCGTTGATGAACTACTTTTTTTGGGCGGATGTTGACTGGCTTTCACGTGTTACTCTTTTGCTTCATCATGGTACACTTGTGAGTTTGTGGCCACGGGTTTGTTTGGAAATGATTTTCATGAATAACCAAGATGGGTTAAGGTATCTAATATTTGAAGGCTGCATAATGGAAGCTCTGCAGTTGATTTTCCAGATCTTGACGGTTGTAGATCATTCTAATAAGCAAGGAGTACAAGGAACGGATGCTGACTTGAATTCGCCAGTTTTCTCAATTGGTCTCCAAGTTTCTTTCATCCCAGGCTTTCAAAGGCGGTTCTACAGTTTCCATGAAGTGAAACATTCGAAGTGGTCAAACTTGGAACATAAATTCAGGAGGCATTCTTTGCTGGTTAAGCAAGTGTCAACTTCCGAGTGTACACCCGATAACATGAAGGCCCTGCAGAAG GTTATGCAGAAGAGATCTAGGCATGGAATCAGCTCAGGCTTTGTTTCCAGAAGATCGTCTCAAAGGCAAGATCTAGGGTCTAATTCTGCAAACTGGATGTCATGCAGCTCTTCTGTTGTCAGACATAAGCACGAAACCAGGTCTAACGTTGCCATGAATGGCATTGATATTCAAGTTCCAATATCTGATCATTGTGAAGATGGTGCGCTGCAGTCAAGTAATCTGGCCTTGAATATTCAAAGCAGCACCTCAAGTCCCAAGGCCACTGCCCCAAGAAGTATGTGGCAACGAAGCAAAAGTTCTTTAAATGGCCATCTCTCACATGGTTGGTCGGATTCAAAGGGAGACTTTCTGCACTCTAATTTGGGAAGTGGACCTAAGAAGCGACGTACCCAGGTGTCATATTCATTACCTTCTGGGGGTTCAGATTCGAAAAACAAAGGTTCCCTGCACAAGGGGCTTCCGAACAAAAGAATTAGAAGGTCTGCTGCTGATGTTTCCGTACGTGGTCAGAAAGATTTGGAGTCTAGTTTCTGTGATGCCAATGTGTTAGTCACTCTTGGAGACAGAGGCTGGAGAGAATTTGGAGCTCAGATTGTCCTGGAACCCTTTGATAATAACGAATGGAAACTTGCGGTGAAAATCTCAGGGACAACAAAATACTCACATAGGGCACATCAATTTCTCCAGCCTGGGTCGACAAATAGGTTTACACATGCTATGATGTGGAAAGGAGGAAAAGATTGGACCCTAGAATTCCCTGATAGAGGCCAGTGGTTTCTTTTCAAAGAGATGCATGAAGAGTGCTACAATAGAAATACTCGGGCTGCTTTAGTTAGAAATATTCCTATTCCTGGCATCCGTATGATAGAAACAGAGAGCTCTGATGGAACAGAAGCTGAATTGATCCGCAGTTCTTCTAAATATTACAGGCAGACTGAAACTGATGTTGAGATGGCATTGGATCCTTCACGTGTTATGTACGACATGGACAGCGATGATGAGCAGTGCCTTGCGAGAATTCGCGAGTGTTCGGATGCTGAGAATTGTGCCTCTTGTGAGATCACTGAGGACGTGTTTGAGAAGGCGATGGACATGTTTGAGAAGGCTTCATATGTAAAGCAGCGTGATCACTTTACCTTAATCGAAATTCAAGAACTGATGGTCGGAGTTGGATCCTTGGAAGCAATGGAAACAACAATATATGAGCACTGGAGAACAAAGAGGCAGAGGAAGGGAATGCCACTAATTAGGCATCTTCAG CCACCTCTGTGGGAAAAATATCAACGAGAGGTTAAAAACTGGGAGTTGGCTATGAGCAAAGCAAACCCTCCAAGTGAGAAGCCAGCGATGTTTGCTTTCTGTTTTAAGCCTCGAGGTTTGGAAGTCAAGCACAGGGGAACAAAGCACCGTTCACACCAGAAGAAACTATCGGTTTATGCTCATCAACATAGTACTACTGCTTTGGGAAATTATGATACCTATAATTCATCTG GAAGAAGATGTGCTGGTGGTCTGGCCTCTGGAGAGGAGAGGTTTGTGTATTCAAACCACAACTACGAGCATTCGGAGGAATTTCtgagtcatcatcatcatcctggGACGACGTATTCTCCACGTGACCTAGGCATGGGATATTTCTCGAGCGGATGTCACCAAAACAAGTCTCGAAGAATCAACGGGAAGAGGAATATGAGTGAACGGTGGAATGCAAGAGGCTATTATGAATCCTCCCCCGGTTCCAATCTTGTTTGTCTTGATGCGGAAGAGTTACATAGCAGTAGTAGTAGAGATACTGATGAATACAAATTGCGAGAAGCAGCTGGTGCTGCAAGGCGGGCATGCGCTATAGCCAAGGCGAAGCGAGAAAGGGCAGAGAGATTGAGGTACAAAGCAGATCTAGCGATCCAGAAAGCCGCAGCTGCTCTCATGTTTGCAGACTGTAGTAGCATGGGGACGGGAGACGGCACGGCAAcgtaa
- the LOC108841339 gene encoding probable ADP-ribosylation factor GTPase-activating protein AGD14 translates to MGKEDERTEKAIRSLLKLPENRRCINCNSLGPQYVCSTFWTFVCINCSGIHREFTHRVKSISMAKFTAEEVSALRAGGNERARQIYFKEWDTKRDAYPDASNIFKLRDFIKSVYVDKRYSSESNDKISQQKPAVTEDFKESMKASANFLGSKSFHSIDKSETGVKSGNKSLKFYFEDKEPKQQQQQPQHVTHNPKSRGLPKSPIRFEIVDDRYRDDGSVKRYDARRETRGSSKSLDLSNNKETSGLPIVRHASELIGDNHPRLRVEKVVKVEEKKDPVNNQLAAPSSKMKSQGSLIDDVPVSEPCDDNISQASNEVSTPQKRTEGPAPNSLEALLFGFSEDNYPAANLEIPAMPRTQDSVTSSVTEPTVSHAGSLELALIPPPAAADNLKDMNTTNAAENNQVESSTPPKEPSDTSMEQSILCISNYAHGDHQEETKPNVRSALPEDLFSGGFSFASPQVHAQHHGMGYGMQYYQYPVATGAYTYTSKPSNPFDLSYDDDTCPNQTPQYHSTAYVQGGGLPLVSVPRGVSDSSSMAADSFGLMMASQSPYYAPALSPTSPSLASNLSPGAYSGQQSHVNMPPSFRREEMNSMGNAETTYNAAHSYHQANFNGYPSSNPNAYISRGNPFD, encoded by the exons ATGGGAAAGGAAGACGAGCGAACTGAAAAGGCGATCAGGAGTTTGCTGAAGCTTCCAGAGAATCGAAGATGCATCAATTGCAACAGTCTG GGTCCACAATATGTCTGCTCAACGTTCTGGACTTTTGTCTGCATCAACTGCAGCGGAATCCA TCGAGAGTTTACACATCGTGTGAAATCTATATCAATGGCCAAGTTCACAGCAGAAGAAGTTAGTGCACTTCGCGCAGGAGGAAACGAG CGAGCCagacaaatttattttaaagaatGGGATACTAAGCGTGATGCTTACCCTGATGCCAG TAATATTTTCAAGCTCAGAGACTTTATAAAAAGTGTCTATGTGGATAAAAGATACAGTAGTGAGAGCAATGACAAGATCTCACAGCAAAAACCG GCTGTGACTGAAGATTTCAAGGAAAGCATGAAGGCCAGTGCAAACTTCTTGGGATCTAAAAGCTTTCACTCTATTGATAAATCTGAAACTGGAGTGAAAAGTGGGAACAAATCTCTTAAGTTTTATTTTGAAGACAAGGAAcctaaacaacaacaacaacaaccacaacaTGTTACACACAACCCAAAGTCTAGAGGTTTACCAAAGAGTCCCATCCGGTTTGAGATTGTTGATGATAGGTACAGAGACGATGGGAGTGTTAAGAGATACGATGCACGTAGAGAGACAAGAGGAAGCTCCAAATCACTTGACCTCTCTAACAACAAGGAAACTTCCGGTTTGCCAATTGTACGCCATGCTAGTGAACTCATAGGCGACAATCATCCTCGTTTGCGCGTAGAAAAGGTTGTCAAAGTTGAAGAAAAGAAGGATCCAGTGAACAATCAG TTGGCTGCACCATCTAGTAAAATGAAGAGTCAAGGAAGTTTAATTGATGATGTACCAGTTTCAGAACCTTGTGATGATAACATCAGTCAGGCTTCAAATGAAGTTTCTACGCCTCAGAAGAGGACTGAGGGTCCAGCTCCTAACTCTTTGGAAGCTTTGTTGTTTGGATTCTCTGAGGACAATTATCCAGCAGCCAACCTTGAGATCCCAGCGATGCCAAGAACACAAGACAGTGTTACCTCTTCTGTCACAGAACCTACAGTCTCGCATGCCGGTTCTTTAGAGCTAGCTCTTATTCCTCCTCCTGCTGCTGCTGATAACTTAAAAGATATGAATACAACAAATGCAGCTGAAAATAACCAG GTGGAGTCATCTACACCACCTAAGGAACCATCAGATACCTCTATGGAACAATCAATACTGTGTATCTCAAATTATGCTCATGGTGATCATCAAGAAGAGACAAAACCAAACGTAAGAAGTGCACTTCCTGAG GACCTTTTCTCTGGAGGCTTTTCATTTGCTTCCCCGCAAGTTCATGCTCAGCATCACGGCATGGGATATGGCATGCAATATTATCAATATCCTGTG GCTACTGGAGCTTATACATATACATCAAAACCATCAAATCCCTTTGATCTTAGCTATGATGATGATACATGTCCAAACCAAACACCACAA TATCATTCAACCGCATACGTACAAGGAGGAGGCTTGCCTCTTGTCTCAGTTCCAAGAGGTGTTTCAGATTCTTCAAGCATGGCTGCAGATTCCTTTGGACTAATGATGGCCTCTCAGTCGCCTTATTACGCACCCGCTTTATCTCCAACCTCTCCATCTCTTGCCTCCAATCTTTCCCCTG GTGCATACTCAGGACAGCAATCACATGTGAACATGCCTCCATCTTTCAG aagagaaga